The proteins below come from a single Staphylococcus sp. MI 10-1553 genomic window:
- a CDS encoding primase alpha helix C-terminal domain-containing protein, translating into MNYIKYEIKNDTEKMKVQYYRNLSADSFETEYQYCWSEFLNWLSVKRIDPNNKYARGLMLCGEVKTGENDNVIKRRNNDNVVNRNMLVIDYDDLDSSIDFIKVIYERIGKLSYCIYSTYNHTHEKPRYRLVIPLSKPLDSKCYKDAIALFGEHIGLKYDESSKVVSQVQALPVVKNKDSKFIFKVNDASIFDTDELLKKVDIYKEVQGEPASPFRKRDPSHWQSIAMGVAAGERNIVLTQLIGYLLRRYVDPSLVYGLAYGWAKQCTPPIEDKEITKTFNSIYKKHNRKE; encoded by the coding sequence ATGAATTATATCAAATATGAGATAAAAAACGATACTGAAAAGATGAAAGTACAATATTATAGGAATCTAAGCGCAGATAGTTTTGAAACAGAATATCAGTATTGTTGGAGTGAGTTCCTTAATTGGTTGAGTGTGAAGCGGATTGACCCTAATAACAAATATGCAAGGGGGTTAATGTTATGCGGTGAAGTAAAGACAGGTGAAAATGATAACGTCATTAAGCGTCGTAACAATGACAATGTGGTCAACAGAAACATGCTAGTGATTGATTATGATGATTTAGACAGTTCAATTGATTTTATCAAAGTGATTTATGAGCGTATCGGTAAATTATCTTACTGTATTTATTCAACGTATAACCACACACACGAGAAGCCACGTTATCGGCTCGTTATACCACTTTCAAAGCCGTTAGATAGTAAGTGCTATAAAGACGCAATCGCGCTATTTGGTGAGCATATAGGGCTTAAATACGATGAATCTTCAAAGGTTGTTTCACAAGTACAAGCGTTACCAGTCGTTAAGAATAAAGATAGTAAGTTTATCTTTAAGGTAAACGACGCCAGCATATTTGATACAGATGAATTGTTGAAGAAAGTTGACATTTACAAAGAGGTACAGGGGGAACCCGCTTCACCATTCAGGAAAAGAGACCCGTCACATTGGCAATCTATCGCAATGGGTGTGGCTGCAGGTGAACGTAATATCGTACTTACACAGCTCATTGGGTATTTGTTACGCCGATATGTCGACCCTAGTCTTGTATATGGGTTGGCGTATGGTTGGGCTAAGCAATGCACACCACCGATAGAAGATAAAGAGATTACAAAAACTTTCAATAGCATTTATAAAAAACACAATAGAAAGGAGTGA
- a CDS encoding pathogenicity island protein, producing the protein MELSQRKHLYKVVKVMEKAIVVKSTTSFYEQALKMIHKELFKIVSYLKFDSEEYGIINEVVQTLDDVMNETKDIYHYNIIDDKGEHKHTTDRKGHIIGILEWALDYIVGNIEVEE; encoded by the coding sequence ATGGAATTGAGTCAGAGAAAGCATTTATATAAAGTGGTCAAAGTAATGGAAAAGGCTATTGTTGTGAAAAGTACTACAAGTTTTTATGAGCAGGCACTCAAGATGATTCATAAAGAGCTATTCAAAATTGTGTCCTATTTAAAGTTTGACAGTGAAGAATACGGAATCATTAATGAAGTGGTGCAGACACTAGATGATGTTATGAACGAAACGAAAGACATATACCATTACAACATTATAGATGACAAAGGTGAGCACAAGCACACAACAGACCGCAAAGGTCATATCATTGGAATACTGGAATGGGCATTGGATTACATTGTAGGAAATATTGAAGTGGAGGAATAA
- the tscT gene encoding type II toxin-antitoxin system toxin TscT, whose translation MNLRLNDLFCEIEVIKEKLEDLKTTHGWFIADTFSYTQLNTMEEVNSYGRAYDEYRIHCEQLGDLMHMYIKELNKKIDQYHEIEKASSAKFGDRTDNAEISNNL comes from the coding sequence ATGAACTTAAGATTAAATGATTTATTTTGTGAAATTGAAGTGATTAAAGAAAAACTGGAGGACTTGAAAACCACGCATGGTTGGTTTATTGCAGACACCTTTTCATATACCCAGTTAAACACAATGGAAGAAGTAAATAGTTACGGGAGGGCATACGATGAATACCGTATTCATTGTGAACAATTAGGTGATTTGATGCATATGTACATTAAAGAGCTTAATAAGAAGATCGATCAGTACCACGAAATAGAAAAAGCGTCATCAGCGAAGTTTGGCGACAGAACTGATAACGCAGAAATAAGCAATAATCTTTAG
- a CDS encoding helix-turn-helix transcriptional regulator: protein MNKIAGYRKMLGMSQEKMAKEFGISAQAFRMKEKGKVNFNKSEMLKFRNLLRENLFPSITIDEIFF, encoded by the coding sequence ATGAATAAAATTGCGGGATATAGAAAAATGCTAGGTATGTCTCAAGAAAAAATGGCTAAAGAATTTGGAATTTCAGCACAAGCATTTCGTATGAAAGAAAAAGGAAAAGTTAATTTTAATAAGTCTGAAATGTTAAAATTTAGAAATTTACTTCGTGAAAATTTGTTTCCATCAATTACTATTGATGAAATATTTTTTTAA
- a CDS encoding DNA-binding protein, producing MYENSLLSNEASQHLVTEIVRIVEALALERARQNQKRYLNQSEVMKEYRCTHKDITNWEKAGLKKFRKGKSWIYDRRDIEQVLDSLKQ from the coding sequence ATGTATGAAAATTCACTACTAAGCAATGAAGCCAGTCAGCACCTTGTAACTGAGATTGTGAGGATTGTAGAAGCGCTGGCATTAGAGAGGGCAAGACAGAATCAAAAGCGGTATCTTAATCAATCGGAAGTGATGAAAGAATACCGTTGTACCCATAAGGACATTACCAATTGGGAGAAAGCAGGACTCAAAAAGTTTAGGAAAGGTAAAAGCTGGATTTATGATAGACGAGACATTGAACAGGTATTGGATAGCTTGAAACAATAG